The genomic DNA CctgtggcccgtgggccacatgtggcccctcaATCGATTTCAGGTGGcctgcctgtgtttgttttcgaTATTTAAAGATCCACTTTGCAtcttaaatatgttgtttttattgtaaactatatattgttccatgtcaaaacaaacactttcattttgaaatcatGGGAAATATAATCACCAATGTCTTTACTGCTACATCAGGATGGAATTTCATGTAATAATTAATTAAGTTAATTTCACCCCCATGCTTGTTTTACACACAATAGGATAAATGATTCTGTAATTTGTCCCAGGAAGAAAAAAGCTGTGAAGATATTTTCAATTTTCCCTGGGAAGAATTGAATTATAGGTATCTTCAACACGTTTTTAGACGATTAAAtggggttgtttttgtttgtattcttGTTCACGTGTCTCATGAAAAAATACTTTGAGGTACCTAGAAGGACACagatgtgtaaaaatgtgaaaagacaCAGATATATTTATTCACAAATGAAGTTTGCCATGTATGGACCACCATGATCTCACATCTGTGTCTTCAGAGAAGAACACTGAAAATATGGatatagaaaaataagaaaatgtgaatCTGCGCCGTcaattttatgtattttattttaaatattcactgCTGTCAACCCAATAAAATGTTCCTGAATAAGTTCTCTGTCCCTATGAGGCTCGAATATGATTTCAAAGTTGAAATTGGTTACTATATTTAGTAGGGAGTTTAATGTTTTTCAAAGTAAGACGTGTCTGTACATCGTGTGCAGATGAGTTTTCCCCATTCCCATTCTCCTGCCTGTGGTTCATGATCATGTTGGttaatttaaactttttaagtttaattaccCATATAAAAAACATATACCCCAAGAAACTTACACTTAAACATGCTAAAATGACTTCATCTTAAAAAAGGCAGCGgtcagacaaaacacacatttacatgtaatCAATGTCACTTTTGTGTTACACTGCCTGTACGGAAATGTACAGATTTTACGTTAAACTCCATCTGAATTAATTAGTTAAAGAGACTTAAGTAAAcgtttgtagttgttgttgttgtcgtcagaAATAGTCCATTTGTGAGGCTTCCAGATGATTTGTGACGTAGTCTAAGATCAGTTTTTCATTTCCTGCCTCCTTTAGATAAAAATGAGCGCCGTCCAGAATCCTGACGGTGAAATCTCCTGACGTCATGTCTTTCCAAGCTGCTTAGCATAAATAAATtgttggttagttagttggaCATACAGTAAATGAGCAGGAAATCAAACaatagcaataaaacaaaacatatacacacataaattaAGCTCTTTTGTTATGGGGACCCAAACAAAATCACCCATTTGCGGGAGCCGACCCACTCTTTGAGAACCACTCTACTTctagagtgacacacacacacacacacacagcgtttgACTTCGCCACCTGACCTTGTAAGTCGTGAGGAATGTCGTCTTTCCCATCGAAACATGTGACGGGACAGGACAGGAATGGATTCTCAGGTTTGTCacacctgcagggggcgacaTCACATCGTCTCTCAGCACAACTGAAGCTCATTCTAACATCTGGactgtttaaaggtccagtgtgtaaaatttaggtggtgacattttcttttctcacttggcagaaactgaagattgattgtatgaattgtcgTTTTTCTTTAGCCCAGAATGAGCCTTCATTCTTCATTCTGATTTACATCAGGAGACGGGTCAACTCTACAGAGGCCCACCACGTtgttacagtagcccacaatggacaaagtAAACATCTTTACTTTCAGTTTTGAACTGAAGGCTGCATAGGTTTCAACAACACAACTGGAAGAAtagacagttcgggaggcggatactctctctgtatttaaagttagacttaaaaccttcctttttcataaagcttatagttagagctggttcagggaaacctgagACCTGGTTTCtatgctctccttgatgttgtctatgtacagtgccttgtgatAATGTATGtcatgatttggcactatacaaataaaattgaactgaattgaattgaaaagactgagctgcaacatgcaactttacCAATAAACGTTGctaaatttcacacactgtacctttaaaattCAAACGACTGAGAGAAGTCAAACTTCTTGGTAAGGGTTCAGTAAGGGTGGGCAATACAAGCtaaaaatgatatcacaatagCGTATTCATGGCTATAATTTTATAGCCAtgaatattttgtaattttaagaatttcaaaataaaagtgtttgttttgacgaggaacattatatactgtagttcacaataaaaaaaacatatttaagatgTAAACTTCATATATGTTTGAGACctccactttaaaatgaaaagctgaACATGAGTGAGAAGAAACAAAGAGGATCTTCTGAGCTCACTTGTAGTTCTCCACGACGTGCAGATCGGCCTTCAGAGCAGGAAGGAAGAGGTTCAGGACTTCAGGATTTGCCAGAAGCTCAGGAGGAGTTCCTCCAATGGAAATCAACCACTTGAGGAAATCGTCGTCCGTTAAGTCGCTTCTCTTCGGGGTTTTGATTCGAGTCTCTGACTGAGAGAAAACTGGATTATTGTCAAGTTTTTACCAAACAcctttatttgtgtctttgatcTGTACTGATACACGAAGCTGAAACAGAGTTGAAGAAACTCACATAAGGTGCAGAAGCTCCAGACAGGAAGATGTGAACAGGCTCGAGGTTGTGAAGCCTCTTCAGAGCATCTGCCACAGCGAAACTTGTGAAGGCACCAAAACTATGACGGACAGGAGAAGGACTTTAGT from Solea senegalensis isolate Sse05_10M linkage group LG20, IFAPA_SoseM_1, whole genome shotgun sequence includes the following:
- the olah gene encoding S-acyl fatty acid synthase thioesterase, medium chain, encoding MQMEKVINCFRKSPDAVARLICFPWAGGGSIHYARWGNVISSSVEVFAVKLPGRESRAKEPFFQNMQQIVDEVIAALLPLLKEKPFALFGHSFGAFTSFAVADALKRLHNLEPVHIFLSGASAPYSETRIKTPKRSDLTDDDFLKWLISIGGTPPELLANPEVLNLFLPALKADLHVVENYKCDKPENPFLSCPVTCFDGKDDIPHDLQAWKDMTSGDFTVRILDGAHFYLKEAGNEKLILDYVTNHLEASQMDYF